The sequence AAAAATCTTTCATCAAGTCAATCCAATCAATCCCAGATTACTCATCTGCAAACAGGAGAGATTCTGACTATAAGCAACGGTTTGGTGGTGAAGAAGCCTGAGATCGGGTCAATCATAAGGAGGCATGGTGATTGAACGGCGGAGGTCAACGGTGAGGTCCGATGGATGTCGTTCCAGAGCTTTCTCCAAGATGCATGTCTCATACACGTGGCAACAGAGGATGAAACGGTGAAAGAAACGTGACTCAATTGCTTCCTCACGAAGACTCTAGTTTAAGGTTTTCGTTTGGGCTTAGACCCATTGTTGTAAAAATGTATTAATATGTATTGGCCCAATCTTTATTGTGAAAAGCTAATGAAAAgtttgttggaaaaaaaaaaaatatatggtgGCAAAAGGAGAGCCGTTGGGTGAAAAGTAAGTTAAGCCAATTAGTAGACAAGTGTAAAGGCGCCTAAAGGAGAAGGAGACAGATGAACAAGTGGCCTTCTCTGCCTTATTTAACCattaaattgatattttttattgatgacGTTCAATGACGTTCAACTtccttttcatcttcttctttcttcctttTTGTTCTGTCTTAAAAAATAAGCATAAAGAAACAAAGAATATCCTTGGAGATCTGCACGTCTTCGTTTCTAGAAACAGCTGTGGTTGTCTTAAACCATATTCATTGTGACTTCTTGTATCTTTTCTCGAATAGATGTTCTCCCGATTGTCAATACATGAGGTAACGTGGGAGGAAAGTAAACCGGAATGATTAGTTCTGGTTTAGGGCTCAAGTGTTTGAGAATTTTCTGTTTTGTAACTGCGATCGCATTGCTTTGTTTATTTTTGCTTCACAGGCTCAGAGAGGTTGTATTCATACCGCTCAACCAATCCACTAGAGACTCAAAATGTTGTCTTACCACCACCAACTCTCAAGTAGTGTTCTGTCTCTGCCTGGTTAAGTTTTTGTAGATTAGATGGAAAACAAACCAAGTGTCTTGACCGATAAATACGAAGTCGGAAGGTTACTAGGCCAAGGCACTTTCGCCAAGGTCTACTACGGAAGGAGTGTTCACACTAACCAAAGTGTTGCTATCAAAATGATCGACAAGGAAAAAGTAATAAAACTTGGGCTTAATAACCAGATCAAGCGAGAGATCTCTGTAATGCGTATAGCTAAACACCCCAACGTAGTGGAGCTATACGAGGTCATGGCAACAAAAACAAGAATCTACTTCGTCATGGAGTACTGCAAAGGCGGAGAGCTTTTCAACAAACTCACCAAAGGAAAACTGAGAGATGACGTGGCTTGGAACTACTTTTACCAGCTCATCAACGCGGTTGACTTTTGCCACAGCAGGGGAGTGTATCACCGTGACATCAAGCCAGAGAATATATTGGTTGATGAGGACGACAATCTCAAGGTGTCTGATTTTGGTTTAAGCGCCCTTGCTGACTGCAAACGCCAAGATGGTCTCCTTCACACTACTTGTGGCACTCCTGCTTATGTTGCTCCTGAAGTGATTAATAGAAAGGGATATGATGGGACCAAGGCAGATGTTTGGTCTTGTGGGGTGGTTTTGTTTGTTCTGTTGGCTGGCTACCTCCCTTTCCATGACTCTAACTTGATGGAGATGTATAGGAAGATAGGAAGAGGAGAGTTCAAGGCACCAAGCTGGTTTGCACCTGAAGTGAAGAGACTCTTGTGTAAGATGCTGGACCCTAACCCTGAAACAAGAATCACTATTGCAAAGATTAGAGAGAGTTCTTGGTTTAGAAAAGGTTTACACATGAAACAGAAAAAGATTGAGAAACGAGTCAAAGAGATGAGTTCAGAGGAGAGCAATACAGACCAGCCTAGAAGCATAAACGCGTTTGATGTAATTGCATTGTCTTCTAGGTTTGATTTGTCAGGGATTTTTGGTGACGTGTGTGACAAGCGAGAGTCTAGATTCACATCTAAGAAGCCTGCTTCAGTGATCATATCTAAGATGGAGGAAGCGGCGCAACGGTTGAAGCTGAGGATAAGAAAGAGAGAAGCAGGTTTGTTCAAGCTGGAACGTTTGAAGGAAGGAAGGAAAGGAGTAGTGTCGATGGATGCGGAGATATTTCAAGTGACGCCGACGTTTCATATGGTGGAAGTGAAGAAATGTAATGGAGATACTTTGGAGTATCAGAAGTTAGTGAAAGAGGATCTTAGGCCTGCTCTTGCTGATATTGTTTGGGTTTGGCAGAGCGACAAAGATGAGGAGTTGGTGTCTGCTTCACAGCAAGAGATAGAACAGAAACAGGAAGAAGAATCGTTGTAGTTTtgagaagctatgaagcacggGGACGGCAGTTTGGTTCACGTACCCGTACCGGAAACGTTTTGGGGACGGAAATGTTGACATTTGAAGATAAAATAGATTTAGGCTCTAAAGAGTTTATTGAAAGACTAATAGCTCATAGAGCTTTATTGAATGATAAAGAAACTAAAGAGAGGAAACTTGAGAGTTGTCACCAAGAGCTAACAAGATAGATTGATATCATAAAAAAGGTTTAATGTGGCTGCAACTATGGCAACCAAATTTACATACTAGCAAGCACTCTAATGACATATATAGTGGTTTATAAAACCCTAGTTACATAGTTACATAAGCTTCTTAATGGATCATAAGATAAGCTTCAGTGTGGGCTTCAATAGGAAACACCATA comes from Brassica rapa cultivar Chiifu-401-42 chromosome A02, CAAS_Brap_v3.01, whole genome shotgun sequence and encodes:
- the LOC103851642 gene encoding CBL-interacting serine/threonine-protein kinase 10-like; protein product: MENKPSVLTDKYEVGRLLGQGTFAKVYYGRSVHTNQSVAIKMIDKEKVIKLGLNNQIKREISVMRIAKHPNVVELYEVMATKTRIYFVMEYCKGGELFNKLTKGKLRDDVAWNYFYQLINAVDFCHSRGVYHRDIKPENILVDEDDNLKVSDFGLSALADCKRQDGLLHTTCGTPAYVAPEVINRKGYDGTKADVWSCGVVLFVLLAGYLPFHDSNLMEMYRKIGRGEFKAPSWFAPEVKRLLCKMLDPNPETRITIAKIRESSWFRKGLHMKQKKIEKRVKEMSSEESNTDQPRSINAFDVIALSSRFDLSGIFGDVCDKRESRFTSKKPASVIISKMEEAAQRLKLRIRKREAGLFKLERLKEGRKGVVSMDAEIFQVTPTFHMVEVKKCNGDTLEYQKLVKEDLRPALADIVWVWQSDKDEELVSASQQEIEQKQEEESL